The Spirulina subsalsa PCC 9445 region GGTGTCCTCACTGTGCGGAACAAAAATTGCTGTTCGGCAAGGAGGCGTTTGGGAAAATTGATTATGTCGAGTGTGCCAGTCAGGGCAAAAATGGACAACCGGAACTCTGCCGGGAGGTGGGGATTGAGTCCTTCCCGACTTGGCAATTTGGCGATCGCCTCATCTCAGGAATTCGCTTCCCCGAGCAACTGGCGCAAGAGTCCGGGTATCAAGGGTTAATGGAGTTTCAATACACCATTCCGGGGCTGTATGGTCGATTTTAAGAAAGGGGAACAGGGGGGGGAGGTAATAGGGAATAGGCAATTTTGACAACTTAAGCCTGTGTACATTTTCTCAAGTCCTAGGGAACATCACAAGGAATAACTTGGGTAACAACCGAATCACTTGATCTCACTGAGAGAACGAGCGGAACGTTTTCGACGCTTACTCTTGGAAAACGGGATTAATCCCGATGAAATTTAAGTTCTAAAACGATAGGATGAGTCAAAATGTCCTGATGGCTGTGCTATGGTTAATCTCACCCCAAGGCAGAAAACCCTGCCTACAATGTATGAGCTACCCAGTGAAGAAGTAGGAGAACCGGGTTTGCCCGACCAATTCCACCCCCTACAAGCCGAATTACTGCGTCTAACATTTCAACCGGGCAATTACGACCCAGAACAGGTTTTTTCGGCAATGGATCTCAATGTTTATTACGATGAGAACCACACCAGACGATATAAACGCCCCGACTGGTTTGGGGTGGTGGGAGTGCCTCGCTTATACGAAAATCGAGACTTGCGCTTAAGTTATGTAGTGTGGCAAGAAGGAGTTAGCCCTTCTCTGGTAGTGGAATTATTATCCCCAAGTACCCAAGGTCAGGATTTAGGACAAGTAGAAGCGGAGGCGGATGGAACACCGACCAAATGGGAGGTGTATGAGCAGATTCTGAGGGTTCCCTACTATGTAGTATATGACCGGACGATGGGGGGTTTTCGAGGGTTTGAGTTAGAAAGGGGAGCAACAGCAGAATCCCCTCGCTATGTGGAGGTAGAAGTAAGGGAGAATCGCTGGTGGTTGGAGGGATTGGAATTAGGAGTGGGTTTGTGGCAAGGGACTTATGAGAATGTGAATCGTTTATGGTTACGTTTCTATGGGAGTTCGGGGGATTGGATTCCTACGCCGACGGAAGAGGAACGACGGGCTAGAGAGTCCGCCGAACAACGGGAAGCACGGGAACGACGGGCTAGAGAGTCCGCCGAACAACGGGAAGCACGGGAACGGCAAGCCAAAGAACGGGAACGGCAAGCTAGAGAATCTGCCGAACAACGGGAAGCACGGGAACGGCAAGCTAGAGAAGCAGCAGAAGAACGAGCGGAACGTTTTCGACGCTTACTCCTGGAAAACGGGATTAATCCCGATGAAATTTAAGTTTTAAAACGACAATTTTGGACACAACCACATTTTCCCGACTCCCAATGCTTTGACTTATAACTGTTTCCCTATTCCCTATTCCCCAAAAGGCGCAACAGATCACCCTGGAACCTGAACTGAGCGCACGAATCGCTGAAGTTGCCGACTTTCTAACTCTAGAACTCGTCGGGCAAAGTCAGGATCATGATCCAGTAAATCATCAAAGGCATCCACCGGAATGGCGAGGATGCGGGTAGTTTCACTATCCGCCACGATGGTATTTTCTGAGTTGCTATGGGTTAATACCTCTAACTCGTCTAGGGTTTGTCCGGGGTGCAACTGCTCCACTCGCCTCTCCCCTCCTGTTTGATAGTGAATATTGGCATCTCCTTCAATTAATAACAGGAGTTCCCGACAAGTATCTCCGGCTTCTGTGATTACATCCCCTCGGTTATAGACTTTCACCACTGCCCGATCTGCCAGAGCAATTAACGTTTCGCTCTGCATCCGGTGGAAGAAATCGCTGTTCAATAAATAAACGGATTTTTCTAAGCCAGGAAAATCGCTGAGAGTGGGGTGAGTGGGGGAGGAGGAGGGCCAGGATAGGAGAAGATCCACCATCTCCCGCAGGAGGAGAGAATTGAACTCATGACCATGCTGGCGTGCGATCGCCTGACTCCGTTCGGTTTCCCATTGGGCAATTAGATAAAGGGCGGCGGCCTGAACCATTGGATTGGGATCTTCAAGCAGGGCTTCTAAATGACCCAGAATGATCTCAGGGGAGAGATCAAGGGAACAGGATGCGGGGGTTACTCCGGGCTGGGTGAGGTATTGCAGGATTTCCGGGGAGAGGCGATCGCGCCAATTTTCCCGCTCTAAAAGCTCCCCTAAAATGGCAGGGGAGGCCTGTTGTAACCCCCCCGCTAGGGTGAGGGCGACGGAATCCGTTTGGAGTTGTTCTAGGGTTTCGAGGAGCGATCGCACAATCAGTTCTTTTTTGTGACTGATATTTTCCCGCAGCAACGTTAACACCCCTTGATGTTCCCGTAACAGAGGCTGATTGAGGGCGCGGTAACAGTCAATTAATGCAGGGAGTTGGGCAAGCAGAAATTCCGCCTTTTTCACCAAACTAGCATCCGGAGAAAAACCACTCAAAATCCATTCTTCCTCTTGGGGCGTGATGGAATATTGGCGGCCCAGGGAGCGAACATCCGCCGAATCTTGCAATGATAACACCTTGGGATCGGGCTGTTGCTGTTGGAGTCGCAGCAACCGTTCTAAAGATTTCCGGTAGCCCGTCAAGCGAATCTGATTCTCTAAACTACGTTGACGATCTGGATTGAGCAACTCTGGATCCTCAATGCCCAATTCCTCTAAAACAATCCGATGCTCCTCATCCGTAATGCCCAACTCTTGGCGCATTTGCTGCAAAATTTCCAAACTGCTGGAATAGTTCACATAACCCTCTGCCAAAGCGTCTCGCACCACCCCCTTATAGGCCTGATGTCGTTTCTCACGGGTAAAACCGGGCAGCACTTTCGCCAACACATACACCTCATGGGTATTGAGATCACTCAGCGCCCGGCCTTCCAAAAACGATCCCACATTCAATTGCAATTTTTCCAACTGTTTGCGGAAGCGATTGGCCAGATTTTCACGGGAATAAAGCTCAGGACTCCGCCGCCAAGTTTTATAAAGC contains the following coding sequences:
- a CDS encoding cyclic nucleotide-binding domain-containing protein, whose amino-acid sequence is MFAQLSETRMHWIRWGLTIAWLLVIASLFYDPWTRAFTEPDHPWSPLRLADACVEVQGECLAQQPYPLGTTLFWGAIVPSAIFILLVFGHELWRRICPLSFLSQIPRALGWQRQFKRENKKTGKVRYELAKVQGDSWLGRNYIYLQFGWLFVGLCGRILFFNADRLVLASWVLFTIAMAIFVGYWYGGKSWCQYFCPMAPVQSIYSEPGGLLGSKAHTSEPLITQSMCRTVLSDGKEQSACVACQNPCIDIDAERTYWNSLNKPETQFLRYGYVGLVIGYFSYYYLYAGNWNYYFSGAWLGQTDQLASLLNPGLYLFGQVINIPKLVAVPLVLGTCTALGYWGGRWIEKRAKSYSRRHHIRIETLRHRIFTLCTFGIFNFFFIFSGRPLVQLLPVSVQYLYDLALVTLSTLWLYKTWRRSPELYSRENLANRFRKQLEKLQLNVGSFLEGRALSDLNTHEVYVLAKVLPGFTREKRHQAYKGVVRDALAEGYVNYSSSLEILQQMRQELGITDEEHRIVLEELGIEDPELLNPDRQRSLENQIRLTGYRKSLERLLRLQQQQPDPKVLSLQDSADVRSLGRQYSITPQEEEWILSGFSPDASLVKKAEFLLAQLPALIDCYRALNQPLLREHQGVLTLLRENISHKKELIVRSLLETLEQLQTDSVALTLAGGLQQASPAILGELLERENWRDRLSPEILQYLTQPGVTPASCSLDLSPEIILGHLEALLEDPNPMVQAAALYLIAQWETERSQAIARQHGHEFNSLLLREMVDLLLSWPSSSPTHPTLSDFPGLEKSVYLLNSDFFHRMQSETLIALADRAVVKVYNRGDVITEAGDTCRELLLLIEGDANIHYQTGGERRVEQLHPGQTLDELEVLTHSNSENTIVADSETTRILAIPVDAFDDLLDHDPDFARRVLELESRQLQRFVRSVQVPG
- a CDS encoding Uma2 family endonuclease, with amino-acid sequence MYELPSEEVGEPGLPDQFHPLQAELLRLTFQPGNYDPEQVFSAMDLNVYYDENHTRRYKRPDWFGVVGVPRLYENRDLRLSYVVWQEGVSPSLVVELLSPSTQGQDLGQVEAEADGTPTKWEVYEQILRVPYYVVYDRTMGGFRGFELERGATAESPRYVEVEVRENRWWLEGLELGVGLWQGTYENVNRLWLRFYGSSGDWIPTPTEEERRARESAEQREARERRARESAEQREARERQAKERERQARESAEQREARERQAREAAEERAERFRRLLLENGINPDEI